The Fibrobacter sp. UWEL genome includes a region encoding these proteins:
- a CDS encoding DUF1353 domain-containing protein: MGISSFFSSLFGGKSKKADKNSITVDSVSQDYPLEFDGNKTYWFTKDCIVYVKGSRYTKSDKTTRKFLMTCTFKKGFMTDGASAPDIFGCVVPHIKEGNDTYNAAPFIHDGLYILRGEIDGANLTREECDDILRGIWRCANMSRVIAGIADVGIHLVAGSSKHWGDDALDCKHLFKAKFKYQ, from the coding sequence ATGGGAATTTCAAGCTTTTTTTCCAGCCTTTTTGGCGGAAAATCAAAAAAAGCGGACAAGAATTCCATCACCGTGGATTCAGTAAGTCAGGATTACCCCCTAGAATTTGATGGTAATAAGACCTACTGGTTCACCAAGGACTGCATTGTCTACGTCAAGGGATCCCGCTATACCAAGTCCGACAAGACAACTCGCAAGTTCCTCATGACCTGCACCTTCAAGAAAGGATTCATGACGGATGGAGCTTCCGCACCTGATATTTTCGGCTGCGTAGTACCTCATATCAAGGAAGGCAACGACACCTACAATGCAGCCCCCTTCATCCACGACGGTCTGTACATTCTCCGTGGAGAAATCGATGGAGCCAACCTTACCCGCGAAGAGTGCGATGACATTCTCCGTGGAATCTGGCGCTGCGCCAATATGAGCCGAGTGATTGCAGGCATTGCAGATGTTGGCATCCACCTTGTCGCCGGATCCAGCAAGCACTGGGGTGACGACGCCCTGGATTGCAAGCACCTGTTCAAGGCAAAGTTCAAGTATCAGTAA
- a CDS encoding polysaccharide biosynthesis tyrosine autokinase, with protein MKDSITAPVTPTTINLTGIQNIKPKGNFSLVKAVDVLWKQRWLLLTFVLVGAAVGVFVGNWIRPQYSSDALLKLEVKSSKSNKSSDVLDMLFAQGSPADAEIEMIKSRRVLSYVVDAEGLCYKANPIGLVDRLRHHEGRMDVQSLVLPTHIRDGWTAKIVNDRSYVVYSPDGRSVMKGVVGKESSATYKGESVSILVSKISGVPGQRFDLEITSSLKAARSLANKLIIEERGKQTGIIGITYAHRYPDRAVSILNSLADVYLNQNIEMRSAEAAKTLQFLEEQLPGVKARLDSAEKKLADYRQSVGAVDLSVESQSLLKKEQDLTRQISALEQKRQETTRLFKAEHPSVQAITRQLSKARSELNKLKNDAGKMPATQQEMLALQEQVATNNAQYTSMLNNIQQLRTVRAGEVGTVTVVDYAVEDNEQIKPRKARIFFWSVGIFLFAGVMLVLLMRLFRNGVRNALEIERKTGVSVYAKVPESSNRDLKKKSRKGTLPLVCCCPEDPASEALRSVFTSVEFSAAAERPVIMVAGLVAGVGKSFVSRNLAALYANFGKKVLLVDVDMRRGVVYSKHSQGLADILSGKMSFDECLSKTDVDNMWVIGAGKPEQAPTDLLHGETFADMLRYAKQNFDVIVLDTPPINLVADTELVLPLVDFSLFVLHYGRHTMDEIDEAVTKVNRLSESPKAFVMNHCDRFMSSHYYYNGYSSYGFKKK; from the coding sequence ATGAAAGACTCGATTACTGCTCCCGTAACTCCCACGACGATTAATCTGACGGGAATTCAAAATATTAAGCCCAAGGGCAATTTTTCCTTGGTGAAGGCTGTTGACGTCCTTTGGAAACAGCGCTGGCTCTTATTGACTTTTGTCCTTGTAGGTGCTGCTGTAGGCGTTTTTGTGGGGAACTGGATTCGTCCCCAGTATAGCAGCGATGCCTTGCTGAAACTAGAAGTAAAGAGCTCTAAGAGCAATAAGTCCTCGGATGTGTTGGACATGCTTTTTGCCCAGGGCAGTCCCGCAGATGCTGAAATTGAGATGATCAAGAGCCGTAGGGTTCTTAGCTACGTGGTTGATGCTGAAGGGTTGTGCTACAAAGCTAATCCCATTGGTCTTGTAGACCGTCTTCGCCATCACGAAGGCCGTATGGATGTTCAAAGCCTAGTCCTGCCGACCCACATCCGCGATGGCTGGACCGCCAAGATTGTGAATGATCGTTCCTATGTGGTTTACAGCCCGGATGGTCGCTCTGTAATGAAGGGCGTCGTTGGGAAGGAATCTTCTGCTACTTATAAGGGTGAGTCCGTTAGCATCCTGGTGTCCAAGATCAGTGGTGTGCCGGGTCAGCGATTCGATCTCGAAATCACAAGCTCTTTAAAGGCTGCCCGTAGTCTTGCGAACAAGCTGATTATTGAAGAACGTGGTAAGCAGACCGGCATTATCGGTATTACCTACGCACATCGCTATCCGGACAGGGCTGTGTCTATTCTGAATTCTCTTGCAGATGTGTATCTGAACCAGAATATCGAAATGCGTAGCGCTGAAGCCGCTAAGACTTTGCAGTTCCTGGAAGAACAGCTGCCTGGCGTAAAGGCTCGCTTGGACTCTGCTGAAAAGAAACTGGCTGACTACCGCCAGAGTGTTGGTGCTGTAGACCTTTCTGTTGAATCCCAGTCCCTTCTTAAGAAGGAACAGGACCTGACTCGCCAGATCTCCGCCCTGGAACAGAAACGTCAGGAAACCACGCGTCTATTCAAGGCTGAACATCCTTCTGTACAGGCTATTACCCGTCAGTTGAGCAAGGCTCGCAGTGAATTGAATAAGTTGAAGAATGATGCTGGCAAGATGCCTGCAACTCAACAGGAAATGTTGGCATTGCAGGAACAGGTCGCTACTAACAACGCTCAGTATACTTCCATGCTGAATAATATCCAGCAGCTGCGCACGGTTCGTGCTGGTGAAGTGGGTACCGTGACTGTCGTTGACTACGCTGTTGAAGACAATGAACAGATCAAGCCTCGCAAGGCTCGTATCTTCTTCTGGAGTGTGGGTATTTTCCTGTTTGCTGGTGTCATGCTGGTGTTGCTGATGCGCCTGTTCCGTAACGGTGTTCGCAATGCTCTTGAAATTGAACGTAAGACCGGCGTCAGCGTTTACGCCAAGGTGCCGGAATCCAGCAACCGCGACCTGAAGAAGAAGAGTCGCAAGGGTACTCTCCCTCTGGTTTGCTGCTGCCCCGAAGATCCTGCCAGCGAAGCCCTGCGCAGTGTATTTACCTCTGTGGAATTCTCCGCTGCTGCTGAACGTCCTGTGATTATGGTTGCAGGTCTTGTTGCTGGTGTGGGTAAGTCCTTTGTCTCTCGTAACCTTGCTGCTCTGTACGCAAACTTTGGAAAGAAGGTCTTGCTTGTGGATGTGGACATGCGTCGCGGTGTTGTGTACAGCAAGCACTCTCAGGGCTTGGCGGATATTCTTTCCGGTAAGATGTCCTTTGACGAATGCTTGTCTAAAACAGACGTGGACAATATGTGGGTGATTGGTGCTGGTAAGCCCGAACAGGCTCCTACAGACTTGCTCCATGGCGAAACCTTTGCAGACATGCTGAGATATGCTAAGCAGAACTTCGACGTAATCGTGCTGGATACTCCGCCTATCAATCTGGTGGCCGATACAGAACTTGTCCTGCCGTTGGTTGACTTCTCCCTGTTTGTGCTGCACTATGGCCGCCACACTATGGACGAAATCGACGAAGCCGTTACTAAGGTTAACCGCTTGAGCGAATCTCCCAAGGCATTCGTGATGAACCATTGCGATAGATTCATGAGCTCTCATTACTACTACAATGGTTATAGCAGCTACGGCTTCAAGAAAAAGTAA
- a CDS encoding DJ-1 family glyoxalase III, with protein sequence MNVLFLMANGFEETEFVTPFDYWQRGGLNVALASIGESEEVVGAHGLAIKTNVLLSDLIAEGSLNQFDAVCLPGGGPGVKNLKASAEVAEVLKTFDAAGKWIFAICAAPLVLSQAGLLKNRKCTCFPGCEVELDCKQFLTDRVVVDGNVITSRGAGTAEEFAFECLAQATNRETSEKIRNQVVAR encoded by the coding sequence ATGAACGTTCTTTTCCTGATGGCAAATGGTTTCGAAGAAACCGAATTCGTTACTCCCTTTGACTACTGGCAGCGCGGCGGTTTAAACGTAGCCCTTGCATCTATCGGCGAATCTGAAGAAGTCGTCGGGGCTCATGGTCTTGCAATTAAAACGAACGTTCTGTTAAGCGACCTTATTGCCGAAGGATCCTTGAACCAGTTTGACGCAGTGTGCCTCCCCGGTGGCGGTCCCGGCGTCAAGAACCTGAAAGCATCCGCAGAAGTCGCAGAAGTGCTCAAGACATTTGACGCAGCTGGCAAGTGGATTTTCGCCATCTGCGCTGCACCGCTGGTATTGTCCCAGGCAGGCCTTCTCAAGAATCGCAAGTGCACTTGCTTCCCCGGCTGCGAAGTGGAGCTGGACTGCAAGCAGTTCCTGACCGATCGTGTGGTCGTTGACGGCAACGTCATCACCAGCCGTGGCGCAGGCACCGCCGAAGAATTCGCATTTGAATGTCTGGCCCAGGCTACCAATCGCGAAACATCCGAAAAGATTCGCAACCAGGTTGTCGCTCGTTAA
- the sufB gene encoding Fe-S cluster assembly protein SufB, which produces MSENYKYGFVTDIENEAFEKGLNEDIIRRASALRGEPQFMLDFRLKAYEKLQSMEQPKWGELSFEPVDLQDIVYYSAPKTKTKHEKIEDVDPELLATFEKLGIPLDEQKRLANVAVDAVFDSVSIYTSHKKKLMEMGIIFCSISDAIKEYPELIEQYLGSVVPAGDNYFAALNSAVFGDGSFVYIPAGVKCPMDLSTYFRINNKEAGQFERTLIIADDGAEVSYLEGCTAPEFSSKQLHSAIVELVANENAKIKYSTVQNWYAGDRETGAGGVYNFVTKRGKCAGKNSRISWTQVETGSAITWKYPSCVLVGDNSVGEFYSVALTNGHMQADTGTKMIHIGKNTKSTIISKGISADNSSNAYRGEVSIRKSAAGARNYTQCDSMLVGDKSAAHTFPYITVANGTAQTEHEATTSRISEDQLFYFESRGIKREDAIQAMVGGFCKDVFKELPGEFATEARQLLTLKLEHSVG; this is translated from the coding sequence ATGAGCGAAAACTACAAGTACGGGTTTGTAACGGATATCGAAAACGAGGCCTTCGAAAAGGGCCTTAACGAAGATATTATCCGCCGTGCCAGTGCGCTCCGCGGTGAACCCCAGTTCATGCTGGACTTCCGCCTGAAGGCCTATGAAAAACTTCAGTCTATGGAACAGCCCAAGTGGGGCGAACTGAGCTTTGAGCCTGTGGACCTGCAGGACATCGTCTACTACTCCGCCCCCAAGACCAAGACTAAGCACGAAAAGATCGAAGACGTGGATCCGGAATTGCTGGCCACTTTTGAAAAGTTGGGCATTCCCCTGGACGAACAGAAGCGTCTGGCCAATGTGGCCGTGGACGCAGTCTTCGATTCCGTCAGTATTTATACAAGCCACAAGAAGAAGCTCATGGAAATGGGCATTATCTTCTGCAGCATTTCCGACGCCATCAAGGAATACCCGGAACTGATTGAACAGTACCTGGGCAGCGTGGTTCCTGCTGGCGACAATTACTTTGCCGCCTTGAACAGCGCCGTCTTTGGCGACGGTAGCTTCGTCTACATTCCCGCAGGCGTCAAGTGCCCCATGGATTTGTCCACCTACTTCCGCATCAACAACAAGGAAGCAGGCCAGTTCGAACGCACCCTGATTATCGCAGACGACGGCGCCGAAGTAAGCTACCTGGAAGGTTGCACCGCTCCGGAATTTTCCAGCAAGCAGCTGCACTCCGCCATCGTGGAACTGGTGGCTAACGAAAACGCTAAGATCAAGTACAGCACCGTGCAGAACTGGTACGCTGGCGACCGCGAAACTGGTGCAGGTGGCGTCTACAACTTTGTGACCAAGCGCGGCAAGTGCGCCGGCAAGAACAGCCGCATCAGCTGGACCCAGGTAGAAACCGGTTCCGCCATCACCTGGAAGTACCCCAGCTGCGTTCTGGTGGGCGACAATTCCGTAGGTGAATTCTACAGCGTGGCATTGACCAACGGCCACATGCAGGCAGACACCGGCACCAAGATGATTCACATCGGCAAGAATACCAAGAGTACCATCATCTCCAAGGGTATCAGCGCCGACAATTCCAGCAACGCTTACCGCGGTGAAGTTTCTATCCGCAAGAGTGCCGCAGGCGCCCGCAACTACACCCAGTGCGACAGTATGCTGGTAGGCGACAAGTCCGCTGCACACACCTTCCCCTACATCACTGTAGCTAACGGTACCGCACAGACCGAACACGAAGCCACCACCAGCCGCATCAGCGAAGACCAGCTGTTCTATTTCGAGAGCCGCGGCATCAAGCGCGAAGACGCCATCCAGGCAATGGTAGGCGGTTTCTGTAAGGACGTATTCAAGGAACTGCCCGGCGAATTCGCCACCGAAGCCCGTCAGCTCCTCACATTGAAACTGGAACACTCCGTAGGCTAA
- a CDS encoding sodium-dependent transporter, protein MKERENFASRLGFILIAAGCAIGIGNVWRFPFITGQYGGAAFILIYLFFLVILGLPALIAEFAVGRGSKRGIGRSFEELEPAGSKWHIAKYPMIVGDYLLMMFYTTVSGWMMYYFYHMAVEGDIYGLTPAQVGEKFGTMLGNPSVQVGWMVIATVLGLGIVSLGLQKGVERVTKSMMSMLFVIMIILAIRAVTLPGADEGLKFYLLPDFARLKQQGVTEVIFAAMGQAFFTLSIGIGSMSIFGSYIGKKHSLAKEAVNICALDTVVALLAGLIIIPSCFAFNVEPGAGPGLVFVTLPNIFSQMPAGRWCGVAFFLFMSFAALSTLVAVFENIVAFWMDLKGFDRKKVVTWNIVAIILLSLPCALGFNVLSGFQPFGAGSGVLDLEDFIVSNTLLPLGALFFVVFCNFRYGWGQEKFYNEVNAGKGMKLPGNVLVRFYIKWILPLIVLVVFLMGYVQKFAPDFYNQILGK, encoded by the coding sequence ATGAAGGAAAGAGAAAACTTCGCATCCCGTTTAGGTTTTATTTTGATCGCTGCCGGCTGCGCTATCGGTATTGGTAACGTATGGCGATTCCCTTTTATTACAGGACAGTACGGCGGTGCTGCATTCATTCTCATCTACTTGTTCTTCCTGGTGATTCTGGGCCTGCCTGCTTTGATTGCTGAATTCGCCGTAGGTCGTGGCAGTAAGCGTGGTATCGGTCGTTCCTTTGAAGAATTGGAACCTGCTGGATCCAAGTGGCACATTGCCAAGTATCCCATGATTGTGGGCGACTACTTGCTCATGATGTTCTATACTACGGTCAGCGGCTGGATGATGTACTACTTCTATCATATGGCTGTAGAAGGGGATATTTACGGTTTGACTCCTGCCCAGGTGGGTGAAAAGTTTGGTACCATGCTGGGTAACCCCAGCGTTCAGGTGGGCTGGATGGTCATCGCCACCGTTCTTGGATTGGGTATTGTTTCTCTGGGCTTGCAGAAGGGCGTGGAACGCGTGACCAAGAGTATGATGTCCATGCTGTTTGTCATCATGATTATTCTTGCTATTCGTGCTGTAACCTTGCCGGGTGCGGATGAAGGCCTGAAGTTCTACCTGTTGCCGGACTTTGCCCGCCTGAAACAGCAGGGTGTTACCGAAGTGATTTTTGCGGCTATGGGACAGGCTTTCTTTACCTTGAGTATCGGTATCGGCTCCATGTCCATTTTCGGTAGCTACATCGGCAAGAAACATTCCCTGGCTAAGGAAGCTGTGAACATCTGCGCCTTGGATACCGTAGTTGCCTTGCTTGCTGGTCTTATCATTATTCCTAGCTGTTTTGCTTTCAATGTGGAACCGGGTGCAGGTCCGGGCCTTGTATTCGTCACCTTGCCCAACATCTTTAGCCAGATGCCTGCAGGCCGCTGGTGCGGTGTTGCCTTCTTCCTGTTCATGAGCTTTGCTGCCCTTTCCACTCTGGTGGCCGTGTTCGAAAACATTGTGGCCTTCTGGATGGACCTGAAGGGATTTGACCGCAAGAAGGTGGTGACCTGGAATATTGTTGCCATTATCCTCCTGTCCTTGCCTTGTGCATTGGGCTTTAACGTCCTTTCCGGATTCCAGCCTTTTGGTGCCGGTAGCGGTGTCCTTGACTTGGAAGATTTCATTGTCTCCAACACTTTACTGCCTCTGGGTGCCCTGTTCTTCGTGGTTTTCTGTAATTTCCGCTATGGCTGGGGCCAGGAAAAGTTCTACAACGAAGTCAATGCGGGCAAGGGCATGAAACTACCGGGAAATGTGCTCGTCCGTTTCTACATCAAGTGGATCCTGCCGTTGATCGTTCTGGTAGTATTCCTGATGGGTTATGTTCAGAAGTTTGCTCCGGATTTCTACAACCAGATTCTGGGCAAGTAA
- a CDS encoding type IA DNA topoisomerase, whose protein sequence is MILLVAEKPSVANQHYRPMLERLEGEKFTQGDGCLIGQNHCITWCVGHLITLAPLDAYPGYEGGWKLSNLPLLPEKFRLMEIESTKKQLSVVRDMMSKADVLVNGADAGREGNLIFDLVLDYTPAFRQKQIKRLWVNSYVAKDLDKAWKNLEDATERLNLSFAARLRQRADWMVGLNATRAYTLTAGRGKMISVGRVQTPTLNLIVERDTIVEQFKELFYYSVVGTWKGYQAQLLRPDRDAPHVTLSEAQSAESKGPALKVAIFEKEEPAQAVIDKCSPPEDAVITAIDVQQKKQFPQKPFDLTELQKEGNKRFKYSAQQVLDCAQNLYEKKLLTYPRTDSAYLPDTMKQEAYQLATRLATPAQQGLMRPESENFVFINSSKVTDHFAIIPTGEQPNGLPEMEENIYNLAKERFIQAWLKPYIWNEMEVTLTAPAGNVILSGEPSGSQSKDLEVFRLKLKQNEDLGFRALVKEEKKAKAKKKGDAADSADAKADDAGNNDDITNIVDAFPDWKTGDKAPFDALELQKKKKSKPKYYTEATLLAAMKTAGKQIENEELAEAMKDRGLGTPATQAGIIETLKKRGFIEAQKNYLVSTARGRDVIELMDEKVKSPEMTGEWEYKLSQVEKGNLTPVEFRDGIMDYVRELFVHLHEKYGSQFERETVTDALPCPKCSTPMEIAPWGYVCKNAECGFKAGHTIAGRTLSHAEMGKLLATGKSDLLSGFKSKKGTTFSATLVMAEDGNIGFEFSDEPRASTPTDYKCPKCGKQLLDSGNRLMCEGAAVAADATPTCDFTFYKTIAGHIMSDEEIAELFNNGTTDVITDFITKKGQSFSAKVVWDNDHKATFAFENDGHFHGTETKYKCPLCKHSLEENKNAIFCTGKGTSRDEQGNPCDCKFTLFKTVAGKKLRAADIKALLTSEKTELISGFKSKKGDTFDAFLKMSPMGRVEFEFLRRDFPCPACGDQLRFRKGSDEQGRNLSAYVCQNPHCNYGIPQVFYQREFTDDEMEALLKNKYSPVLEPFKKNETTFRAALEIGEGGKLGFNKLTVEVISKK, encoded by the coding sequence ATGATTTTACTCGTGGCCGAAAAACCTTCCGTAGCAAACCAGCATTATAGACCCATGCTGGAACGATTAGAAGGCGAAAAGTTCACCCAGGGAGACGGATGCCTTATTGGGCAGAACCACTGCATCACCTGGTGCGTCGGTCATTTGATTACTTTAGCCCCTCTGGATGCCTATCCTGGCTATGAAGGGGGCTGGAAGTTAAGCAATCTGCCCCTCCTGCCGGAAAAATTCCGCCTGATGGAAATCGAAAGCACCAAAAAGCAGTTGTCCGTGGTGCGAGACATGATGTCCAAGGCAGACGTCCTCGTGAATGGCGCGGACGCCGGCCGTGAAGGTAACCTGATTTTTGATTTGGTACTGGATTACACACCCGCCTTTAGGCAGAAGCAGATTAAGCGTCTGTGGGTGAATAGCTATGTGGCAAAGGATTTGGACAAGGCCTGGAAAAACCTGGAAGATGCCACCGAGCGTCTAAACCTGAGTTTTGCGGCAAGACTTCGCCAACGTGCGGACTGGATGGTAGGCCTCAACGCCACCCGCGCCTACACACTAACCGCCGGTCGCGGCAAGATGATTTCCGTAGGTCGTGTGCAGACTCCCACCTTGAACCTCATTGTGGAACGGGATACCATCGTGGAGCAGTTTAAAGAACTGTTCTACTACAGCGTGGTAGGAACATGGAAAGGGTATCAGGCACAGTTGCTGCGCCCGGATCGCGACGCTCCTCATGTCACCCTGAGCGAAGCGCAAAGCGCTGAGTCGAAGGGCCCAGCCCTAAAAGTTGCGATCTTTGAAAAAGAAGAACCAGCCCAAGCTGTCATCGACAAATGTTCCCCGCCGGAAGATGCGGTCATTACCGCCATTGACGTCCAGCAGAAAAAGCAGTTCCCCCAGAAGCCCTTCGACTTGACGGAACTGCAGAAAGAAGGTAACAAGCGTTTCAAATACAGCGCCCAGCAAGTGCTGGACTGCGCCCAAAACCTTTACGAAAAGAAGCTCCTCACCTACCCCCGTACGGACTCCGCTTACCTGCCGGACACCATGAAGCAGGAAGCATACCAGCTGGCGACACGCTTGGCTACCCCGGCCCAGCAGGGACTGATGCGTCCTGAAAGTGAAAACTTCGTTTTCATTAACAGCAGCAAGGTGACGGACCATTTCGCCATTATCCCTACAGGCGAACAGCCCAATGGTCTTCCCGAGATGGAAGAAAACATCTACAACCTGGCCAAGGAACGTTTCATCCAGGCATGGCTGAAGCCCTATATCTGGAATGAAATGGAAGTGACATTGACTGCGCCAGCAGGCAATGTCATCCTGAGCGGAGAACCGTCAGGTTCGCAGTCGAAGGATCTAGAAGTTTTCCGTCTAAAACTCAAGCAGAACGAGGATCTGGGTTTCCGTGCTCTTGTAAAGGAAGAAAAGAAGGCCAAGGCAAAGAAGAAAGGCGATGCAGCAGATAGTGCCGATGCCAAGGCTGATGATGCCGGCAATAACGACGATATCACCAATATCGTAGACGCCTTCCCTGATTGGAAAACCGGAGACAAGGCGCCTTTCGACGCCCTGGAACTGCAAAAGAAAAAGAAGAGCAAGCCCAAGTATTACACCGAGGCAACCCTCCTTGCCGCCATGAAAACCGCAGGTAAGCAAATCGAAAACGAAGAACTTGCGGAAGCCATGAAGGACCGTGGTCTGGGTACTCCGGCAACCCAAGCAGGTATTATTGAGACTCTCAAAAAGCGCGGGTTCATTGAAGCCCAGAAGAATTATCTGGTCAGTACCGCCCGAGGCCGCGACGTCATCGAATTGATGGACGAAAAAGTCAAGTCTCCGGAAATGACAGGAGAATGGGAATACAAGCTCTCCCAGGTGGAAAAAGGCAACTTGACGCCCGTCGAATTCCGCGACGGCATTATGGACTATGTGCGGGAACTTTTCGTCCACCTGCATGAAAAATACGGTAGCCAGTTCGAGAGAGAAACCGTTACCGACGCGCTTCCCTGCCCCAAGTGCAGCACCCCCATGGAAATCGCCCCCTGGGGATATGTCTGCAAGAATGCCGAATGCGGTTTCAAGGCAGGCCACACCATTGCGGGTCGCACCCTCAGCCACGCCGAGATGGGCAAGCTTCTCGCCACCGGCAAGTCGGATCTGTTAAGCGGCTTCAAAAGCAAGAAGGGAACCACCTTCAGCGCCACGTTGGTCATGGCCGAAGATGGAAATATCGGGTTTGAGTTTAGCGATGAGCCTCGCGCCTCAACGCCTACGGATTACAAGTGCCCTAAGTGTGGCAAACAACTTCTAGATTCAGGAAACCGCCTGATGTGCGAAGGCGCCGCCGTAGCAGCCGACGCCACTCCCACCTGCGATTTTACCTTCTATAAGACCATTGCCGGACACATCATGTCCGATGAGGAAATCGCGGAGCTGTTCAATAACGGAACCACAGACGTCATTACGGATTTCATCACCAAGAAAGGTCAATCCTTCAGCGCCAAGGTGGTTTGGGATAACGACCATAAGGCAACCTTCGCTTTCGAGAACGATGGACATTTCCACGGGACAGAAACGAAATACAAGTGCCCCCTCTGTAAGCACTCTCTTGAAGAAAACAAGAACGCCATTTTCTGTACAGGTAAAGGCACCAGTCGAGATGAACAAGGCAACCCCTGCGATTGTAAGTTCACCCTATTCAAGACCGTAGCCGGTAAGAAACTTCGTGCAGCCGACATCAAGGCGCTGCTCACCAGCGAAAAAACCGAACTCATATCCGGATTCAAAAGCAAGAAGGGCGACACCTTTGACGCTTTCCTGAAAATGAGTCCCATGGGCCGCGTTGAATTTGAGTTCCTCCGCCGGGATTTCCCCTGCCCCGCCTGCGGTGACCAGCTACGTTTCCGCAAGGGAAGCGATGAACAAGGCCGAAACCTATCCGCCTATGTCTGCCAGAATCCCCACTGCAATTACGGCATCCCCCAGGTATTCTACCAGAGGGAATTTACCGACGACGAAATGGAAGCCCTACTCAAGAACAAGTATTCCCCCGTTCTTGAGCCCTTCAAGAAAAACGAAACCACCTTCCGTGCCGCTCTGGAGATCGGAGAAGGTGGCAAGCTAGGCTTCAACAAATTGACCGTCGAAGTAATCAGCAAGAAGTAG
- a CDS encoding FISUMP domain-containing protein, whose translation MFAKIINGAKKSKFGPVKNFLFLILAFAVAVMIIACGEDSATSDTGSKASDKDEAPAETIVVDRYHDIIEYDTIFSDQKCYADEFDGIVTVTCGENNLLVYKGSCDSIAFDPKKKFCYEGRTLDFCEGFAYNPNRFFCYEDSLYTLCGDSSYNPSEKFCHKEKIFLKKDGKEYNADSVFCYNDSLYTLCDDSIYDPSEEFCRKDKIYELCDGKEYNVDSVFNYKDSLYVLCGDSIYDPPEEFCYKGIVYPKKDGKVYDVDSLLNYQDSVSGLCRGVRYDATTQFCSDGRVLPLCDELVESKGLFCYENSYYSLCDGKPYDVDKYFCNGKTPVQKCEGKRFNTDKNFCDDDKLYDLCNGKSFDPSVETCFNNTIRGIFKDERDDQEYRYIRMHRKDWMADNLNYDVEGSFCGGAASLTKEGDACEVYGRLYPWNTAIDADGRDICPNGWRLPAKEDFEKMIEDVTIRFPDPGAVLKSRSSLWNASTKASAGKDSYAFSALPAGYVDSDRIHSVGDAAYFWSSTEDGDANSWYLEFTFDSDTVEVPSISKLNALSIRCVRIEE comes from the coding sequence ATGTTTGCAAAGATAATAAATGGTGCGAAAAAATCTAAATTTGGACCTGTGAAAAACTTTTTATTCTTGATCCTTGCTTTTGCTGTTGCCGTGATGATTATCGCCTGTGGTGAGGATTCTGCCACATCCGATACAGGCTCAAAAGCGTCTGACAAAGATGAAGCTCCTGCTGAAACGATAGTGGTTGATCGTTATCATGACATTATTGAATACGATACGATTTTTTCCGATCAAAAATGCTATGCTGATGAATTTGATGGAATTGTGACTGTTACTTGCGGTGAGAATAATCTTCTTGTGTACAAGGGCTCCTGCGATTCTATTGCCTTTGATCCTAAAAAGAAGTTTTGTTACGAAGGACGTACCTTAGATTTCTGTGAAGGATTTGCTTATAATCCCAATAGATTCTTCTGTTACGAAGATTCTCTCTATACATTGTGCGGTGACTCCTCCTATAATCCTTCAGAAAAATTCTGTCACAAAGAAAAGATTTTCCTTAAGAAAGATGGCAAGGAATACAACGCAGATAGCGTGTTCTGCTATAACGATTCTCTCTATACTTTGTGCGACGATTCCATCTATGATCCTTCTGAAGAATTCTGCCGCAAAGATAAAATCTATGAATTGTGTGATGGCAAGGAATACAATGTAGATAGCGTGTTCAACTATAAGGATTCTCTTTATGTTTTGTGCGGCGACTCTATCTATGATCCTCCTGAAGAATTCTGCTATAAAGGAATTGTTTATCCGAAGAAAGATGGAAAGGTATACGATGTAGATAGTTTACTCAATTACCAAGACTCTGTTAGTGGTCTATGCAGGGGTGTGCGCTATGATGCAACCACTCAGTTTTGTTCCGATGGCAGAGTCCTTCCGTTGTGCGATGAGCTTGTGGAATCGAAAGGTCTTTTTTGCTACGAGAATAGCTATTACTCGTTGTGTGACGGTAAACCCTATGATGTAGATAAATATTTTTGCAATGGAAAAACTCCCGTCCAAAAGTGCGAAGGGAAGAGATTTAATACGGATAAAAATTTCTGTGATGATGACAAACTTTATGACTTGTGCAATGGAAAATCTTTTGATCCTTCAGTAGAAACTTGCTTTAACAATACTATTCGTGGGATTTTTAAGGATGAACGTGATGATCAAGAGTATCGTTATATCAGAATGCATAGAAAGGACTGGATGGCTGATAACTTGAATTATGACGTAGAAGGAAGTTTTTGCGGTGGCGCAGCCTCTCTGACTAAAGAAGGGGACGCTTGTGAAGTGTATGGGCGCTTGTATCCTTGGAATACAGCTATTGATGCTGATGGTCGTGATATCTGTCCTAATGGATGGCGTTTGCCTGCCAAAGAGGATTTTGAAAAAATGATTGAAGATGTGACGATTAGATTCCCTGATCCGGGTGCGGTTTTAAAATCGAGATCGTCCTTATGGAATGCATCCACAAAGGCTAGTGCAGGTAAGGATTCATACGCTTTCTCCGCGCTTCCTGCTGGGTATGTAGATAGTGATCGAATCCATTCTGTAGGGGATGCGGCTTATTTCTGGTCTAGTACAGAAGATGGCGATGCGAATAGTTGGTATCTTGAATTTACGTTTGATTCAGATACTGTGGAAGTTCCTTCCATATCCAAGCTAAATGCCCTTTCTATCCGTTGTGTAAGAATTGAAGAGTAA